One window of Acipenser ruthenus chromosome 52, fAciRut3.2 maternal haplotype, whole genome shotgun sequence genomic DNA carries:
- the LOC117969938 gene encoding cdc42 effector protein 1-like — MSLGKLPALKSWVSNSHSKRRYKSELTVDMISPPLGDFRHTMHVGRGGDVFGDTSFLSNHGGSEPEPDPKSGGFFSRTFRQVRKPNFGSRARGGSRELSPSPPPVSPIIKNAVSLPQLAGAGACTPNGSLRRALFQSTPASPQDASHSYGVESGFCTLPRLSRLEKQPSQNSDYPDPEFQDSRRSCTPEYQEEGSLLLRSDSMTSFTLDLGPSLMSEVMGLFGGPCDIFGANQSSEGRSDSPTSSQAPLRGTEPRDAPLRAERSAWQNGDAHSEEEEDLKRATPEEAGPTGKDPAIEAERFQKAASVLSRHYGGPGPLTGEPEDSDEESDADLETTPKRAPFAYPEEDEIKV; from the exons ATGAGCTTGGGGAAGCTGCCAGCTCTGAAGAGCTGGGTGTCGAACTCACACAGCAAACGGCGTTACAAGAGCGAGCTCACAGTGGATATGATCAGCCCTCCGCTGGGAGACTTCCGACACACCATGCACGTCGGCCGCGGGGGCGACGTTTTCGGGGACACCTCCTTCCTCAGCAACCACGGCGGGTCGGAGCCCGAACCCGACCCCAAATCCGGGGGCTTCTTCTCCAGGACGTTCCGGCAGGTCAGGAAGCCCAACTTCGGCTCTCGGGCCAGGGGGGGCTCCAGagagctctccccctcccctccgccCGTCTCCCCCATCATCAAGAACGCCGTCTCCCTGCCTCAGCTCGCTGGAGCCGGAGCCTGCACTCCCAACGGCAGCCTGCGGAGGGCGCTGTTCCAGAGCACCCCGGCCAGCCCGCAGGACGCCAGCCACTCCTACG GTGTAGAATCCGGGTTCTGTACCTTACCGCGCCTCTCTCGCTTGGAAAAACAGCCCAGCCAGAATTCCGACTATCCCGACCCGGAATTCCAAGACAGTCGCCGCTCCTGCACCCCGGAATATCAAGAGGAGGGCTCCCTCCTGCTGCGCTCCGACTCCATGACGTCCTTCACCCTGGACCTGGGCCCCTCTCTGATGAGCGAGGTCATGGGGCTCTTCGGGGGCCCCTGCGACATTTTCGGGGCCAACCAGAGCTCGGAAGGCAGAAGCGACTCCCCGACTTCCAGCCAGGCCCCTTTAAGAGGGACGGAACCCCGGGACGCCCCTTTAAGAGCGGAACGCTCGGCTTGGCAAAACGGCGACGCCCactctgaggaggaggaggatctTAAAAGGGCAACGCCAGAAGAGGCGGGCCCCACCGGAAAGGACCCTGCTATCGAAGCTGAGAGATTTCAAAAGGCGGCCAGCGTGCTGTCCCGCCACTATGGGGGTCCCGGCCCCTTGACAGGGGAGCCCGAGGACAGCGACGAGGAAAGCGACGCAGATTTGGAGACTACACCAAAGAGGGCTCCGTTTGCTTACCCAGAAGAGGATGAAATTAAAGTTTAA